Proteins from one Streptomyces genisteinicus genomic window:
- a CDS encoding zinc finger domain-containing protein, producing the protein MTSAILPSPAADAAHDAAHTTAARFRHGVYAVPCTTCHVPAGALCLARRSVHPSRREAYRVDHRSSVLVPLLVGRDQAPASPGPVRPRTAAPAGRRDRTGP; encoded by the coding sequence GTGACTTCGGCCATTCTTCCGTCCCCTGCCGCCGACGCGGCCCACGACGCCGCGCACACGACCGCCGCGCGGTTCCGGCACGGTGTCTACGCGGTGCCCTGCACGACGTGCCACGTGCCCGCGGGCGCGCTCTGCCTCGCCCGCCGGTCGGTCCACCCGTCCCGGCGCGAGGCCTACCGGGTGGACCACCGCTCCTCGGTCCTGGTGCCGCTCCTCGTGGGACGGGACCAGGCTCCTGCCTCGCCGGGGCCGGTGCGGCCGCGGACGGCCGCACCGGCGGGACGCCGGGACCGCACCGGCCCCTGA
- a CDS encoding VOC family protein, with translation MRINITSVLVDDQAKALAFYTEKLGFIKKTDVPAGAARWLTVVSPADPEGVELLLEPDGHPAAGPFKSALAADGIPFTQFAVDDVHAEVERLKGLGVEFTQEATDLGPVVTAVLDDTCGNLIQIAAMK, from the coding sequence ATCCGTATCAACATCACCAGCGTGCTCGTCGACGACCAGGCGAAGGCGCTCGCCTTCTACACGGAGAAGCTGGGCTTCATCAAGAAGACCGACGTCCCGGCGGGCGCCGCCCGTTGGCTCACCGTCGTGTCCCCCGCCGACCCGGAGGGCGTCGAACTCCTCCTGGAGCCCGACGGGCACCCGGCCGCGGGCCCGTTCAAGAGCGCCCTGGCCGCCGACGGCATCCCGTTCACGCAGTTCGCCGTCGACGACGTGCACGCCGAGGTCGAGCGGCTCAAGGGCCTGGGTGTCGAGTTCACCCAGGAGGCCACCGACCTGGGGCCGGTGGTCACGGCGGTCCTCGACGACACCTGCGGCAACCTCATCCAGATCGCCGCCATGAAGTAG
- a CDS encoding ArsR/SmtB family transcription factor codes for MAADPDLYRALGDATRRIILDELADSDGQTLFEICGRLSMKHGLASSRQAISQHLAVLEQAGLVRTRRQGRYKFHHIDTSPLRSIVERWPIEQPEEPSP; via the coding sequence GTGGCAGCCGATCCGGACCTGTACAGAGCCCTCGGTGACGCGACGCGGCGCATCATCCTCGACGAACTGGCCGACAGTGACGGCCAGACGCTGTTCGAGATCTGCGGCCGGCTTTCGATGAAGCACGGACTGGCCTCCTCGCGGCAGGCCATCTCGCAGCATCTCGCCGTGCTCGAACAGGCGGGTCTTGTGCGCACGCGCCGCCAAGGGCGGTACAAATTCCACCATATCGACACCAGTCCGCTGCGCTCGATCGTCGAGCGGTGGCCCATCGAGCAACCAGAGGAACCGAGTCCATGA